Proteins encoded within one genomic window of Humulus lupulus chromosome 1, drHumLupu1.1, whole genome shotgun sequence:
- the LOC133812595 gene encoding uncharacterized protein LOC133812595 produces the protein MDLDDLDEPSQAPSRVSRFAPKSSKFKPKSKTESNSTQEPVDSVTKREFELPALKPEPQELKVKKNEEEICTAPKTEYLAENGHVKMEAEPMAEAKEEPQENDSMDVDAREDTVVREIDVFFNPKMDEDTQLYVLQYPLRPRWRPYELDERCQEVRVKPGSGEVELDLSMDVDSQNYDQDCGTRLKMTKQTLCSLWKTPRATGYTVGVLMGNKLHLNPIHAVAQLRPSLNHLSSGGSKRKDNVTGDAEDKTKLEESKPVGSSKKQIKVNSTEQKTADGECWVPLKYHGSDTEFSSTYLRRMVAQESSPLQFTMSASDYINSLCPGSIKNVDKPKGPSKRLLLSLPLEERIKKLLCEGPAVHRFSALKHYALDCKTEEILDVLQNHALLVQGFWAPKSSLLFTAKEDAIRRIARDYVLLLFWKSPVITASSLHCPTPLKNTVNQFLKIFSVERPKVKDWKFKEHTDTSFLKLYPDIVKKQEQGWEDVERRIMNNFGDGKSARGAKNVAMTSRPVRSLTSVTTVTKGASEVFTGTNIPDDIREALSSKVLPKVIQDHKVCSFQLICQGLRDLALNKLNLPKADARFVRAAAYGTDAPDELRKLVDHVAINIHDLYVLKSSPEYPQYDPFRNVVIDLLRQNGPNAKLKKAEIFDAAKKSLNRDINTNEYSKVMNEICVFKGSFWMLKSGDGNPK, from the exons ATGGACTTGGACGACCTGGACGAGCCTAGCCAGGCTCCTTCTCGAGTCTCCAGGTTCGCGCCCAAGTCCTCTAAGTTCAAACCAAAATCCAAAACGGAATCGAACTCCACTCAGGAGCCCGTCGACTCGGTTACGAAGCGTGAATTCGAACTGCCAGCTTTGAAACCTGAGCCTCAGGAATTGAAGGTGAAGAAGAATGAGGAGGAAATCTGTACGGCGCCGAAGACTGAGTACTTGGCTGAAAATGGGCATGTGAAAATGGAGGCGGAGCCGATGGCCGAAGCTAAAGAAGAACCGCAAGAAAATGATTCGATGGATGTAGACGCAAGAGAAGATACTGTTGTTCGAGAAATTGATGTCTTTTTCAATCCTAAAATGGATGAAGATACTCAG CTATATGTTTTGCAATATCCTTTAAGGCCTCGTTGGAGGCCGTATGAATTGGACGAGCGATGTCAAGAG GTGAGGGTTAAGCCTGGCAGTGGTGAAGTGGAGCTTGATTTGTCCATGGATGTTGATTCCCAGAATTATGACCAAGATTGTGGTACCAGACTAAAGATGACAAAGCAG ACTTTGTGTAGTTTATGGAAGACACCTCGAGCAACTGGCTACACTGTTGGAGTTTTGATGGGTAATAAA TTACACCTCAATCCTATTCATGCAGTTGCACAGCTTCGTCCATCACTAAATCATTTGAGTTCTGGTGGCTCCAAAAGGAAGGATAATGTTACAGGAGATGCTGAAGATAAAACTAAATTAGAGGAATCTAAACCtgttggttcatcaaagaagcaG ATTAAGGTGAATTCAACGGAGCAGAAAACTGCAGACGGGGAG TGTTGGGTTCCACTCAAGTACCATGGCTCCGACACTGAATTTTCATCCACATATCTACGAAGAATGGTTGCTCAAGAGTCTTCGCCTTTACAGTTTACGATGAGCgc GAGTGATTACATTAACTCATTGTGTCCTGGATCCATCAAGAATGTTGATAAGCCCAAAGGCCCTTCAAAGAG GTTGTTGCTTTCACTGCCTCTAGAAGAGCGTATTAAGAAATTACTTTGTGAG GGACCTGCTGTTCACCGATTCAGTGCTCTTAAGCATTATGCTCTTGATTGTAAAACAGAAGAGATTCTGGATGTTCTTCAGAATCACGCTTTATTAGTGCAAGGTTTCTGGGCTCCTAAGAGTTCGTTGTTATTTACTGCTAAAGAGGATGCCATTCGGCGCATAGCTAGGGATTACGTTCTTCTTTTATTCTGGAAGAGTCCAGTTATCACCGCTTCATCTTTACATTGTCCGACACCTCTTAAAAACACAGTGAACCAATTCCTGAAGATTTTTTCTGTTGAAAGACCTAAAGTTAAAGATTGGAAATTTAAAGAGCATACAGATACTTCATTTTTGAAACTCTATCCCGACATTGTTAAGAAGCAAGAACAGGGTTGGGAAGATGTGGAGAGACGTATCATGAATAATTTTGGAGATGGAAAATCTGCACGTGGTGCAAAGAATGTCGCCATGACTAGTAGGCCCGTGAGATCATTGACTTCTGTGACGACTGTTACAAAAGGTGCAAGTGAAGTTTTCACGGGGACAAACATTCCAGATGATATTCGAGAAGCTCTATCATCAAAGGTCCTCCCTAAAGTTATACAAGATCACAAGGTTTGCAG CTTTCAGCTGATATGTCAAGGCTTACGTGATTTGgcacttaataaattaaatctgcCAAAGGCAGATGCCAGATTTGTAAGGGCGGCAGCATATGGTACTGATGCTCCTGATGAGCTGCGGAAACTTGTAGATCATGTTGCAATCAACATTCATGATCTATACGTCTTGAAGTCATCTCCAGAGTATCCACAATATGATCCATTCAG GAATGTTGTGATTGATCTTCTACGCCAGAATGGACCCAATGCGAAACTTAAAAAAGCTGAAATTTTTGATGCTGCTAAGAAATCACTAAACAGGGACATAAATACCAACGAGTATAGTAAG GTCATGAATGAAATTTGTGTATTCAAAGGGTCATTTTGGATGTTGAAAAGTGGGGATGGCAATCCAAAATGA